From Candidatus Cybelea sp., a single genomic window includes:
- a CDS encoding carboxypeptidase-like regulatory domain-containing protein: MRYAILGLLVLFSLGDGCSPPPNVVGVQDYGRVTGRVLDAMTNRPIGNALVSVGSIYTARADATGAFDLRAVAGDQTVTARAPGFTTATADTTIPKNATVSIGYIRLVALTAPVGQPTLQPPPIPTPAPTATPSAAAKPSATMLPGASAAPASAARASGAPASPAPTASASSEP; this comes from the coding sequence ATGCGGTACGCCATCCTCGGATTGCTCGTCCTCTTCTCGCTCGGAGATGGATGCTCGCCGCCGCCAAATGTCGTAGGCGTTCAAGATTACGGACGCGTTACCGGGCGCGTGCTCGACGCAATGACGAACCGGCCGATCGGAAACGCACTCGTCTCGGTCGGCTCGATCTATACTGCCCGAGCCGATGCGACGGGCGCGTTCGACCTCCGCGCGGTTGCCGGCGACCAAACCGTCACCGCCCGAGCCCCCGGCTTCACCACCGCGACGGCAGACACGACGATCCCGAAAAACGCGACCGTCTCGATTGGATACATCCGCCTGGTTGCATTGACGGCGCCGGTCGGCCAACCGACCCTCCAGCCGCCGCCGATTCCGACGCCGGCCCCGACCGCGACCCCCTCGGCTGCCGCGAAGCCCTCGGCAACGATGCTGCCGGGCGCGAGTGCCGCGCCGGCCTCGGCGGCGCGGGCGTCAGGCGCGCCGGCATCGCCGGCCCCAACCGCGAGCGCCTCGAGCGAACCTTAG
- a CDS encoding ion channel: protein MAINVLSVAAGIVLIVLTLNDIFQSVVVPRATGRRLRISFYVWRSAWRVWPAFSWQLYPNDGDRREDLLALFAPFMLLGLMGLWVALLIVGFGLMFWGLRAGLSPSKASLATALYFSGTSVMTIGFGDIVARAGATRLVSVLAGLAGLSLLSINTAYLFAIFGSFQQRETFVVTVGARAGAPPSGVNLLAIAGYSLTREDLPGLMIDAQRWSAQVMESHLAYPVLAFFRSSHDDQSWVGTLGTLLDSATLLMTTVEGEKDGQARIFYNVGRHATRDLAHYFRIGGFDQSVGIERSEFDQACDRLVAAGYTMADRDEAWLRFGELRSAYSSQLNELARFFMIPPIAWIGDRSKITPSQHL, encoded by the coding sequence ATGGCGATCAACGTTCTCAGCGTCGCGGCCGGCATCGTCCTGATCGTGCTGACCCTCAACGATATCTTTCAGTCCGTCGTCGTTCCGCGGGCCACGGGACGTCGCTTGCGGATTAGTTTCTACGTTTGGCGCAGCGCCTGGCGCGTGTGGCCCGCGTTTTCGTGGCAGCTTTATCCGAACGACGGCGATCGCCGCGAAGATCTCTTGGCGCTCTTCGCGCCCTTCATGCTGCTCGGGCTCATGGGACTGTGGGTGGCACTGCTCATCGTCGGGTTCGGGCTGATGTTTTGGGGGTTGCGCGCCGGCCTGAGCCCCTCGAAGGCGTCTCTCGCAACCGCGCTCTACTTCTCGGGAACGTCGGTCATGACGATCGGCTTCGGCGACATCGTCGCGCGGGCGGGGGCAACGCGGCTCGTCTCCGTGCTGGCGGGGCTCGCCGGGCTTTCGCTGCTCTCGATCAACACGGCGTACTTGTTTGCGATTTTCGGCTCGTTCCAGCAGCGCGAGACCTTCGTCGTCACAGTCGGCGCACGTGCGGGCGCGCCGCCAAGCGGCGTAAACCTGCTGGCCATTGCGGGGTACTCGCTCACCCGGGAAGATCTGCCCGGGTTGATGATCGACGCGCAGCGCTGGTCGGCACAAGTGATGGAGAGCCATCTCGCCTATCCCGTGCTGGCGTTTTTCCGCTCGAGCCACGACGACCAGTCGTGGGTCGGCACGCTCGGCACGCTGCTCGACTCGGCGACATTGCTGATGACGACCGTCGAGGGCGAAAAGGATGGCCAAGCGCGCATCTTTTACAACGTCGGACGGCACGCGACTCGCGATCTCGCGCATTACTTTCGAATCGGAGGCTTCGACCAAAGCGTCGGCATCGAACGCAGCGAATTCGATCAGGCATGCGATCGCCTCGTTGCCGCAGGCTATACGATGGCCGATCGCGACGAAGCGTGGCTTCGCTTCGGCGAGCTCCGTTCGGCGTACTCCTCACAGCTCAACGAACTGGCACGTTTCTTCATGATTCCGCCGATCGCTTGGATCGGCGATCGATCGAAGATCACGCCCTCGCAGCATCTTTGA
- the nuoD gene encoding NADH dehydrogenase (quinone) subunit D → MSTPVMPVPDIVSKSGNTMVLSMGPQHPSTHGVLQIVLEIDSENVVKADPEIGYLHTGIEKSAEGLFWTQAQTVIERMDYLAPSSNALCYALAVEKLLGLTDGIPPRAQVVRVLQAELTRIASHCVWLGTHGIDLGAISVFFYCFDLRENILDLQEAVGGARMHPNYIRVGGLNGDLPDGYFARLDALIEKFPGRMRELRGLLQANPIFQDRTIDVGMLTPEEAVQWNVTGPSLRASGIAYDIRKAFPYTGYDTYDFDIPTRSEGDAYARFLVRLDEMDQSIRIIEQARKRLETPGPVMIDDPKVALPPKETIALSMEALIHHFKLISEGFRVPPGDVYHAVESPRGELGYYIVSNGENRPYRIRTRPPSLYNLQALKGIAPGNLIADLVVMIGSLDPVFGEVDR, encoded by the coding sequence GTGAGCACGCCCGTCATGCCCGTGCCCGACATCGTGAGCAAAAGCGGCAACACGATGGTGCTATCCATGGGCCCGCAGCACCCGTCGACTCACGGCGTCCTGCAGATCGTGCTGGAGATCGATAGCGAGAACGTCGTGAAGGCCGATCCCGAGATCGGTTACCTTCATACCGGGATCGAGAAGAGTGCCGAAGGCCTCTTCTGGACGCAGGCGCAGACGGTCATCGAACGGATGGACTATCTCGCGCCGTCTTCGAACGCGCTCTGCTACGCACTTGCTGTCGAAAAGCTGCTCGGGCTCACCGACGGCATCCCGCCGCGCGCCCAGGTCGTCCGCGTGCTCCAGGCCGAGTTGACGCGGATCGCCTCGCACTGCGTTTGGCTGGGGACGCACGGAATCGACCTCGGTGCAATCTCGGTCTTCTTTTACTGCTTCGACTTGCGCGAGAACATCCTGGATCTCCAGGAAGCCGTCGGCGGCGCACGGATGCACCCGAACTACATCCGCGTCGGCGGCCTCAACGGCGATCTGCCCGACGGTTATTTCGCCAGGCTCGACGCTCTTATCGAAAAGTTTCCCGGGCGGATGCGCGAGCTTCGCGGTCTGCTGCAGGCCAATCCGATCTTCCAAGACCGGACGATCGACGTCGGCATGCTCACGCCCGAGGAGGCGGTGCAGTGGAACGTCACCGGCCCGAGCCTTCGAGCCAGTGGGATCGCCTACGACATCCGTAAGGCGTTTCCATATACTGGCTACGATACGTACGACTTCGACATCCCCACCCGCAGCGAAGGCGACGCCTACGCGCGCTTCCTGGTGCGCCTCGACGAGATGGACCAGTCGATCCGCATCATCGAGCAGGCTCGCAAGCGCCTGGAGACTCCGGGACCTGTGATGATCGACGATCCCAAGGTTGCGCTGCCGCCGAAAGAGACGATTGCACTCTCCATGGAGGCGCTGATTCACCACTTCAAGCTGATCAGCGAGGGCTTTCGGGTTCCGCCCGGCGACGTTTATCACGCCGTCGAGTCGCCCCGCGGAGAGCTCGGCTACTATATCGTCAGCAACGGCGAGAATCGCCCCTACCGCATCCGCACGAGACCCCCGAGCCTGTACAATCTGCAAGCGCTCAAAGGAATCGCGCCCGGCAACCTGATCGCCGACCTCGTCGTCATGATCGGCTCGCTCGACCCGGTGTTTGGCGAGGTCGACCGATGA
- the nuoH gene encoding NADH-quinone oxidoreductase subunit NuoH, which yields MPWWLEVLIKSAILLFVVVTSFAYAMLVERKVLGWMQLRPGPNRVGPWGLLQPAADAAKLILKEDLTPETADPLLYRLAPFISLLTAFSVYAVIPFGASASGETWAIGNVNAGILLILAIASLGVYGICLGGWASGSKYPLLGSVRSTAQMISYELAMSLSFIGVLLLAGTTSLDGIVNAQARWWFVLPQFLGFVIYTITAVAETNRAPFDLVEAETELVAGFHTEYSGLRFGLFFIAEYVNMLTVSCIATLLFFGGWNAPFGLTIVPGVAWFVIKVACFMFFYMWLRATLPRLRYDRLMAFGWKVLLPVATLNLVVTAIVVAYAG from the coding sequence ATGCCTTGGTGGCTTGAAGTGCTCATCAAGTCGGCTATTTTGCTCTTCGTCGTCGTGACGTCGTTTGCGTACGCGATGCTCGTCGAGCGAAAGGTCTTGGGTTGGATGCAGCTGCGCCCCGGCCCGAATCGCGTCGGTCCGTGGGGGTTGCTGCAGCCCGCCGCCGACGCGGCCAAGCTGATCCTCAAAGAAGACCTGACGCCGGAGACCGCCGATCCGCTGCTCTACCGTCTCGCGCCGTTCATCTCGCTGCTCACCGCCTTTTCCGTCTATGCGGTCATTCCGTTCGGGGCGTCGGCATCGGGCGAAACGTGGGCGATCGGGAACGTCAACGCCGGGATTCTGCTGATTTTGGCGATCGCTTCGCTAGGTGTATACGGGATCTGCTTGGGCGGATGGGCGAGCGGTTCGAAGTACCCGCTGCTGGGCAGCGTTCGCTCGACGGCGCAGATGATAAGCTACGAGCTGGCGATGTCGCTCTCGTTCATCGGCGTCCTGCTGCTCGCCGGAACGACCTCGCTCGACGGCATCGTCAACGCGCAAGCCCGCTGGTGGTTCGTTCTGCCGCAGTTCCTGGGCTTCGTCATCTACACGATCACGGCGGTTGCGGAGACCAATCGCGCACCCTTCGATCTCGTCGAAGCCGAGACCGAGCTCGTCGCCGGCTTCCACACCGAGTACTCCGGGCTGCGCTTCGGACTGTTCTTCATCGCCGAGTACGTCAACATGCTGACGGTGTCGTGCATTGCAACCCTGCTTTTCTTTGGCGGGTGGAACGCGCCGTTCGGCCTTACCATCGTTCCGGGCGTCGCCTGGTTCGTCATCAAGGTTGCGTGTTTTATGTTCTTCTATATGTGGCTGCGGGCGACGTTGCCGCGCCTGCGCTACGACCGGCTCATGGCCTTCGGCTGGAAGGTATTGCTCCCCGTCGCGACGCTCAATCTCGTCGTGACGGCTATCGTCGTGGCGTACGCGGGCTAA
- a CDS encoding molybdopterin-dependent oxidoreductase — MSTSVEPNVQMVTLTIDGVPVTVPKGTLLVEAAKQIKQEIPIYCYHTKLGPAGLCRICMVEIEGIPKLQIACNTVVADGMAVRTQGEKVEAARASVLELFLVNHPLDCPICDKGGECDLQDYAMAYARGTSDVADPKLSKPKAVDLGPTIVLDEERCIVCQRCVRYDDIIANERQLIVKDRGAHDIIATATGQPYRHLFTGNVTELCPVGALTSKTYRFKSRPWDLERTQTTCTQCSVGCQQFADVRYGQLRRTMLVEEDPISDGWLCDRGRYNIGFYESPDRLKQPLYRKDGGWTQIGWDDAFILWAKAIRAAIAAHGAESVGVIGGGRLTNEEAYLIAHVFGSLRIKNLDWRSGTQRQATPGSNAGTLDAIDRAEAVVVAGAVLVERAPVLWLRIQKAVRHGAQLISQQEAGEARAAAGDAKRVALVWDGIDLAIGKSYAQAFADAPELATYIASDQANARGAEAMGLLPSADGLDTFAMLDRARSGQLAVLSIFAANPARNAPDAAAVRAALEAVPFLVVSELFMTETAERAKLVLPAAGALEKSGTTLSVGGDLLPLNAALAAADFVRNDLEIVAGLAEQLEVSLPSALEVEGAVVAAVAKERNDVTFGDARYDTPARPSGAAAEQGILSGGGTWQHDPWIAGLRVS; from the coding sequence ATGAGCACGTCCGTCGAGCCGAACGTGCAGATGGTAACGCTGACGATCGACGGCGTGCCGGTTACGGTTCCGAAAGGAACCCTGCTGGTCGAGGCCGCTAAGCAGATCAAGCAAGAAATTCCAATCTATTGCTATCACACGAAGCTCGGGCCGGCCGGACTCTGCCGCATCTGCATGGTCGAGATCGAAGGAATACCCAAGCTGCAGATCGCCTGCAATACGGTCGTCGCCGACGGGATGGCCGTGCGCACGCAAGGCGAGAAGGTGGAGGCCGCGCGCGCGAGCGTGCTCGAGCTGTTTTTAGTCAATCACCCTTTGGATTGCCCGATCTGCGACAAGGGCGGCGAGTGCGATCTGCAGGATTACGCGATGGCCTACGCGCGCGGCACCTCCGACGTCGCCGATCCGAAGCTCTCCAAGCCGAAGGCCGTCGATCTCGGTCCGACGATCGTACTCGACGAGGAGCGCTGCATCGTCTGCCAGCGCTGCGTGCGCTACGACGACATCATCGCCAACGAGCGGCAGTTGATCGTCAAAGACCGCGGCGCGCACGATATCATCGCGACCGCGACCGGACAGCCGTATCGCCACCTCTTTACCGGAAACGTCACCGAACTCTGTCCGGTCGGCGCGCTGACCTCAAAAACGTACCGGTTCAAGTCGCGGCCGTGGGATCTCGAGCGGACGCAGACCACCTGTACGCAGTGCTCGGTCGGTTGTCAGCAGTTTGCCGACGTACGCTACGGCCAGCTTCGTAGAACGATGCTCGTCGAAGAAGATCCGATCTCCGACGGCTGGCTGTGCGATCGCGGGCGCTACAACATCGGCTTTTACGAGTCGCCCGACCGGCTTAAACAGCCGCTCTACCGCAAGGACGGCGGCTGGACGCAGATCGGCTGGGACGATGCGTTCATCCTCTGGGCGAAAGCGATTCGCGCGGCGATCGCCGCGCACGGTGCGGAGAGCGTCGGCGTGATCGGCGGAGGGAGGCTGACCAACGAAGAGGCCTACCTGATCGCGCACGTTTTCGGTTCGCTGCGCATAAAGAATCTCGACTGGCGCTCGGGCACCCAGCGTCAGGCGACGCCGGGATCTAATGCGGGAACGCTCGATGCGATCGATCGTGCGGAAGCGGTCGTCGTTGCAGGAGCGGTGCTGGTGGAGCGCGCTCCCGTTCTTTGGCTGCGCATCCAAAAAGCCGTCCGTCACGGCGCGCAACTGATCTCGCAGCAGGAGGCCGGCGAGGCTCGGGCCGCGGCCGGAGATGCCAAGCGTGTCGCGCTGGTGTGGGACGGCATCGATTTAGCGATCGGCAAGAGCTACGCGCAAGCTTTCGCCGATGCGCCGGAGTTAGCGACCTACATCGCCAGCGATCAGGCCAACGCGCGGGGGGCCGAGGCGATGGGGCTGCTTCCAAGCGCTGACGGCCTCGATACGTTTGCGATGCTCGACCGGGCGCGAAGCGGGCAGCTCGCCGTGCTCTCGATATTCGCCGCAAATCCGGCGCGCAACGCGCCCGATGCGGCCGCCGTGCGCGCGGCGCTCGAAGCGGTGCCGTTCCTCGTGGTGAGCGAGCTCTTCATGACGGAAACGGCGGAACGCGCGAAACTCGTCCTTCCTGCGGCGGGAGCCCTCGAAAAGAGCGGAACCACGCTGAGCGTCGGCGGCGATCTCTTGCCGCTCAACGCCGCGCTCGCCGCTGCGGACTTCGTTCGCAACGATCTCGAGATCGTCGCCGGCCTCGCCGAGCAGCTCGAGGTTTCACTTCCATCGGCTCTGGAGGTCGAAGGCGCGGTCGTCGCTGCCGTGGCGAAGGAACGCAACGACGTGACGTTCGGCGATGCCCGCTACGACACTCCGGCGCGCCCATCTGGGGCCGCTGCCGAGCAAGGCATTCTCTCGGGCGGCGGGACGTGGCAGCACGATCCCTGGATCGCCGGACTGAGGGTTTCGTAA
- the nuoF gene encoding NADH-quinone oxidoreductase subunit NuoF encodes MPVTKVLTAGIGEADLRSIDVYRQRGGYKQWERAVTQLQPSDILDLAEKSGLRGRGGAGFPTGRKWSFLPKDKALRYLVCNCDEAEPGTFKDHMLLEETPHQVIEGMLIGAYAIASHHAFIYIRGEFKRGYEIFCAALEEAKRAGYVGKNIFGSGFDLELTVHRGAGAYICGEETALLNSLEGKRGEPRLKPPFPAVEGLYGAPTVVNNVETLAYLVPILERGPEWFAAVGTERSKGYKIVSVSGHVTRPGNYEIALGTTLRELIEIAGGLRPGRTLAAIQPGGGSSACVFEEHLDWTYDYESLAKAGSMLGSGAVVVFDDTTDFVKAAHNLVRFFNHESCGQCTPCREGGSWMERVLYRLVHGQGVPGDYDMLLRVSRSITGLNLCPLGDSIEPFLKSVMMRFPDQFKSRIPAMAAQPA; translated from the coding sequence GTGCCGGTCACTAAGGTTCTCACTGCCGGGATCGGCGAAGCCGATTTGCGCAGCATCGACGTCTATCGTCAGCGCGGCGGATACAAGCAGTGGGAGCGCGCCGTTACGCAGCTCCAGCCATCCGACATCCTCGATCTTGCCGAGAAGTCGGGCTTGCGCGGCCGCGGCGGTGCGGGTTTCCCGACCGGCAGAAAGTGGTCGTTTCTGCCTAAGGATAAGGCGCTGCGCTATCTCGTCTGCAACTGTGACGAAGCCGAACCGGGCACGTTCAAAGATCACATGCTGCTCGAAGAGACCCCGCACCAGGTGATCGAAGGTATGCTGATCGGCGCGTATGCGATCGCCTCGCATCACGCCTTCATTTATATTCGCGGCGAGTTCAAGCGCGGCTACGAGATCTTCTGTGCGGCGCTCGAGGAGGCTAAGCGTGCCGGTTACGTCGGCAAGAACATCTTCGGCAGCGGCTTCGACCTGGAGCTAACCGTTCATCGCGGCGCCGGCGCTTATATTTGCGGCGAAGAGACGGCGCTGCTCAACTCGCTTGAAGGCAAGCGCGGCGAGCCGCGTTTGAAGCCGCCGTTTCCCGCGGTCGAAGGGCTCTACGGCGCACCGACGGTCGTCAATAACGTCGAAACGCTGGCGTATCTCGTTCCGATTCTCGAGCGAGGCCCGGAGTGGTTTGCCGCCGTCGGGACCGAGCGAAGCAAGGGATATAAGATCGTTTCGGTCTCCGGACACGTTACGCGCCCCGGCAACTACGAGATTGCGCTCGGTACGACGCTGCGCGAACTCATCGAGATCGCCGGCGGCCTTCGCCCCGGCCGAACGCTGGCGGCAATTCAGCCCGGCGGCGGATCCTCGGCTTGCGTGTTCGAGGAGCACCTCGACTGGACGTACGATTACGAGAGTCTGGCGAAAGCCGGTTCGATGCTGGGCTCTGGTGCAGTCGTCGTTTTCGACGATACCACCGACTTCGTGAAGGCAGCGCACAACCTCGTGCGATTCTTCAATCACGAATCGTGCGGCCAGTGCACGCCATGCCGCGAGGGCGGAAGCTGGATGGAACGCGTCCTGTACCGCCTGGTGCACGGCCAAGGCGTTCCCGGCGACTACGACATGCTGCTGCGCGTCTCGCGCTCGATAACCGGCCTGAATCTCTGTCCGCTCGGGGATTCGATCGAACCATTTCTCAAATCGGTCATGATGCGCTTTCCGGATCAGTTCAAGTCGCGGATTCCGGCGATGGCGGCGCAGCCGGCATGA
- a CDS encoding bifunctional adenosylcobinamide kinase/adenosylcobinamide-phosphate guanylyltransferase — translation MAVIFVTGPVSSGKSAFAVRLALDSGCDVTYVATAAGAPEDIEWRARLMRHVRDRPASWRTLETAPLSPDAQLALFRDAPATACLLVDSLGTWLEARVAARVDLLEIDYNVFATTLDEEAAAFVDAMLSSRASIIAVSEQIGWDVVPVVATGRLSRDAMGRMVQRLARRAAHVYLVVAGCAVDLRAIGKPIDCEPL, via the coding sequence ATGGCCGTCATTTTCGTTACCGGCCCCGTAAGTTCGGGGAAAAGCGCGTTTGCGGTACGCCTCGCCTTGGACAGCGGCTGCGACGTAACGTATGTCGCCACCGCCGCGGGTGCGCCGGAAGATATCGAGTGGCGCGCCCGCCTCATGCGACACGTCCGCGACCGGCCGGCGTCGTGGCGGACGCTCGAGACCGCCCCGCTGAGCCCCGACGCGCAGCTCGCGCTCTTCCGAGACGCGCCGGCGACGGCATGCCTGCTCGTCGACTCGCTCGGCACGTGGTTGGAGGCGCGCGTCGCAGCGCGCGTCGATCTGCTCGAGATCGACTACAACGTCTTTGCCACGACCCTCGACGAGGAAGCGGCCGCGTTCGTGGACGCGATGCTCTCGTCTCGCGCCTCGATCATCGCGGTCAGCGAACAGATCGGCTGGGACGTCGTACCGGTCGTCGCGACCGGGCGATTATCGCGCGATGCGATGGGACGAATGGTGCAGCGACTGGCGAGGCGCGCTGCCCACGTTTATCTGGTGGTGGCAGGCTGCGCCGTCGACCTGCGCGCGATCGGCAAGCCGATCGACTGCGAACCCCTCTAA
- a CDS encoding NADH-quinone oxidoreductase subunit C: MPSTQTPPIAGAAIDPPSLRPPIDDAVIERLAPSELAARLAALKAEGFAMLLDLGAVDYLGRSPRFDVVYHLLQLAPKPASVAEVGTPKRVRILCGVDEGQTLPTASGLWKSADWAEREVYDLFGIVFDGHPDLRRIQMPIDWEGYPLRKDYPMRGPARERAPRPAFANKTNVVAGTPPSGRTLEALQEQVKRARASNAADSQGEAT, encoded by the coding sequence ATGCCTAGCACGCAAACCCCGCCGATCGCGGGTGCCGCGATCGACCCGCCGAGTCTGCGCCCGCCGATCGACGATGCCGTCATCGAGCGCCTTGCGCCTTCCGAGCTAGCGGCGCGCTTGGCAGCGCTCAAAGCAGAAGGCTTCGCGATGCTGCTCGATCTCGGTGCGGTGGATTATCTCGGGCGCAGCCCGCGCTTCGACGTCGTCTATCACCTTCTGCAGCTTGCGCCGAAACCGGCGAGCGTCGCGGAGGTCGGTACGCCCAAACGCGTGCGTATTCTCTGCGGCGTTGACGAAGGGCAGACGCTCCCGACAGCCAGCGGGCTGTGGAAGTCTGCCGATTGGGCCGAGCGGGAAGTCTACGATCTCTTCGGCATCGTCTTCGATGGCCACCCGGATCTGCGCCGGATTCAAATGCCGATCGACTGGGAGGGTTACCCGCTGCGCAAGGATTACCCGATGCGGGGCCCGGCACGCGAACGCGCTCCCCGTCCGGCTTTCGCAAACAAGACGAACGTCGTAGCGGGCACCCCGCCTTCAGGGCGTACGCTCGAAGCGTTGCAAGAACAAGTAAAGCGAGCCCGCGCGAGCAACGCCGCCGATTCGCAAGGCGAAGCCACGTGA
- a CDS encoding NAD(P)H-dependent oxidoreductase subunit E, which produces MTDREKNFAALQERLRSECDDIIARYERKRSALLPITHLFQQYEGYVSAEAMRATAEMLDVTLAEVEGTVSFYTLFYRRPVGRYMLQICRGLACSIGDAENMMAYFRERLGVGHLQTTPDGVFSYEEVECLAACDRASCMQVNLEFVYDLTPQRIDEMLEAMRAGTYAIAPMARTDAPGSTWEISQDDQISRGKKSPGAVGVERPNNAGGVGDQSGIIMLDHIINRNVEFFTKTTERAIVDSRAVVEVSQEQSGRAGH; this is translated from the coding sequence ATGACCGACCGCGAGAAGAACTTTGCGGCGTTGCAAGAGCGGCTGCGTTCCGAGTGCGACGACATCATCGCGCGGTACGAGCGCAAGCGCTCGGCGCTGCTGCCGATCACGCACCTCTTCCAGCAGTACGAGGGATACGTCAGCGCCGAGGCAATGCGCGCGACGGCCGAGATGCTCGACGTTACGCTGGCCGAGGTCGAAGGAACCGTCTCCTTTTACACGCTGTTCTACCGGCGTCCGGTTGGGCGATACATGCTGCAGATTTGCCGCGGTCTTGCCTGCTCGATCGGCGATGCCGAGAACATGATGGCCTATTTTCGCGAGAGACTCGGCGTCGGGCATCTGCAGACGACGCCGGATGGCGTCTTCTCCTATGAAGAGGTCGAGTGTCTGGCCGCGTGCGACCGGGCGAGCTGCATGCAGGTGAATCTCGAGTTTGTCTACGACCTGACGCCGCAGCGAATCGACGAGATGCTCGAGGCGATGCGAGCCGGCACGTATGCGATCGCGCCGATGGCGCGAACCGATGCGCCGGGCTCGACGTGGGAGATTTCCCAAGACGATCAGATTTCGCGCGGTAAGAAGTCGCCAGGCGCGGTTGGCGTCGAGCGGCCGAACAATGCGGGCGGAGTCGGCGATCAGAGCGGCATCATCATGCTCGATCACATCATCAACCGCAACGTCGAATTTTTCACGAAGACGACCGAACGCGCGATCGTAGACTCACGCGCCGTCGTCGAGGTGAGCCAGGAGCAGAGCGGTCGTGCCGGTCACTAA
- a CDS encoding NADH-quinone oxidoreductase subunit A, translating into MNPYGPVAIYLCVAVAAALFFSVLPGLLGRAKPNPHKREAYECGVEPTSPVAGRFPVRFYLIAMLFVIFDVEAASFYPWAVQMHALRVFGLLEMIVFIVVLAIGYAYVWKKGGFVWR; encoded by the coding sequence ATGAATCCCTACGGTCCGGTTGCAATCTACCTCTGCGTCGCGGTGGCGGCCGCTCTATTTTTTAGCGTCTTGCCCGGCCTGCTCGGGCGCGCCAAGCCGAATCCTCACAAGCGCGAAGCGTACGAATGCGGCGTCGAGCCGACCTCGCCGGTCGCCGGGCGCTTCCCGGTGCGGTTTTACTTGATCGCGATGCTGTTCGTAATCTTCGACGTCGAGGCGGCTTCGTTCTATCCTTGGGCCGTGCAGATGCACGCGCTGCGCGTCTTCGGATTGCTCGAGATGATCGTCTTTATCGTGGTCCTCGCGATCGGCTACGCCTACGTCTGGAAGAAAGGCGGCTTCGTGTGGCGGTAA
- a CDS encoding NADH-quinone oxidoreductase subunit B family protein codes for MLARLDDVARWAQSSSVWPLTMGLACCAIEMMTVTSSEYDIARLGSEVFRSSPRQADLMIVSGRVAQKMGPVVKRLYDQMADPKWVISMGACASSGGIFDNYAVIQGVDTIIPVDVYVPGCPPTPDGLLYAVNLIQQQIREGGRGGILARA; via the coding sequence ATGCTCGCGCGTCTCGACGACGTCGCGCGCTGGGCGCAGAGCTCGTCGGTCTGGCCGCTGACGATGGGTTTGGCTTGCTGCGCGATCGAGATGATGACGGTGACCTCTTCGGAGTACGATATCGCGCGACTGGGCTCGGAGGTTTTCCGCAGTTCGCCGCGCCAGGCAGATCTGATGATCGTCTCGGGACGCGTCGCGCAGAAGATGGGTCCCGTCGTGAAACGCCTCTACGATCAGATGGCCGATCCGAAGTGGGTGATCTCGATGGGCGCCTGCGCGAGCTCTGGCGGCATCTTCGATAACTACGCAGTCATTCAAGGCGTCGACACGATCATTCCGGTAGACGTCTACGTCCCCGGCTGCCCGCCGACTCCCGACGGGCTGCTGTACGCCGTCAACCTGATTCAACAGCAGATCCGTGAGGGCGGCCGTGGCGGCATTCTGGCGCGAGCCTAA